The segment CGGTATCAAGTATTTAGCAGGTATCACAGGTGTTTATTCAACATACTCCATTTACACATTAGCTTTTTAAGAGAGCTGTGAAAGTTACCATAAATTACCACGTGTTTTTCACAAGAGGATTGGAACTATGACGTGTGTAGCAAATACACTCGAGGACAGTTTTctcaggttatttttgttttagcTGTTATTCATCTGAGGAATTGTTTCGTAAGACCTGAGCAAAACGAGCAGAAAAATCTAGGCCTGTAAAGTATATTTTACTAGCGCAGCGCAGTCTGACTTTTGTCTCCATCTGAATCTGAACCAAAACTTATTAATGCTTTTTCTGATCAGTCACTTCATTTAGCTCTGAAATATTAATATCAGGTGGAACATTTGGACAAAACTCTCCATCAAGGATACGGCATCCATAAAAAATTGGGCTGCTTCTTTCCGGCACATCGTTGAACAGTCTGTCGTCTTCTTACTTTGTAGTGATCGTGTTGTTTTAAAGCGAATACAAGTTTTAAATTGTGTAGCTGAGGTCTCCCAGCGTGTGAACGTGACTTTCACTCTCCAGTGTCGTCCGACCGTCGAGGGAGAAAAAAGACGGCCTTCTGTCCAATGTGGGTTCTTGGTCCCAGTTTTGGGTTTCCATTCTTCTTGAGTGCTACGTACCAGTTGCTGTCCTTGTATTTCTGAGGCTGGTAAGTGTTGTAGTGGTTTTCTTCCAACGTCTCCATGAAGTAACACTCATCAGTTACTGCGGGCTGACACACAAACAATAACCATGACCATCACATTTGAACAGAGATTTCAAATGCAGCAAATCAGACTTTAGACATTGGACAGTCTCTCGTATCGATCCCCTCTGATCACATAAGTACTCAAGATACTTACTGAACCGTACAATCGTCCCTCACTGCTCATGGCCAAATACAGCTCTGCTGCGCTTCCTTGGATGACCACAACACCTCGATCCACAGCTTTAAGCATTAAAATAGCTGCAACGACACAACAAATGAGACGTTTAGGCCATTAATGTGATCTCTTTTTACAAAGCAAGGCACACATTTTATAGGCGCATCTTCATTAGCAACATTCTAGACTGGCTGTATGTCAACAGATGGGGGGCATACAGTGCGGTGCCCTGGCCCCACCTGGGCTTCCTGACCATACTGCCATCATGCTGATTCCTGCCATTTGTCCTCTGCTGAAACAACACACTCACGCAGAAGAATGTCACTGTGTGGCCCGCCACAGCTGCTTGCATGCTACAGGACTGTTTTGAGTGAACCAATTGGCAGCTCTTTAGAGAGAAAGCGACTAGTGAACAGGGAGTGGACCTGGGGGACTATATGCCTCATCTGTTTGCAGCTACATTAGGAAATGTGATCTCAGTCACCGGGAAGGTCACGATCCTCCCAAATCAGAAACTGGCTGGAGAAGTATGGCGCCTCTGAGGGTGACGGATACTAGCCTTTAGATCAGGAGAGACACCAGCATTGAGAGGCAAGGAGAAATCGAGGCTGGCattaaaagagcaaaaaaaaagacTAAGCTCTCAAAATACAGGGTCATTCTGAGAGCAATGACTCATGACCCTCCAAGCACGTGGAAAGGTCTAAAATTTAAACTATCATTAATTCCAACAAGAAAGATGATAAAGGCCTCACAGAGCCTTTCCTGCTTGATGCTCTTAACACATTctatgtctgctttgcagccaccAAACCTTACTCCAGCTTCAGGTGAGCTGCCCCTCAGAGGATGTGGAGACCACAATGAAGTGCATCAACCCCCGAAAATCAACAGGCCCAGACAACGTTCCAGAAAGAGTTCTAAGAGATAGCGCTCACAAACTCACAGGAGTGTAGACAGCTGTTTTTCAACACCTCCCTCTCCCAGGCTGTGGTGTCAGTGTATCTTAAGACATCTAACATCATCCCCGTGCCCTAAAGTGCAGCAGTAAAACGCAGGAACGTTTATCGTCCAGTAGCTCTTACTCCGATaatcatgaaatgcttttaaCGACTGATCATGACCCATATAAAAAACGCTGACATCAGCTTGGACCCGCATCAGTACGCGTGTAGGAAGAACCGCTGTGTCATCAGTCAGCCACTCTGCTCTCGCTCACCTTGAGAGTCAggctgctcttcctggacttgctTTCTGAGCCCCCTGCTGTACACAATGTTCATTTACGACTGAAGGGCAAAACATCCAGGCAACCATATTGtgaaatttgcagatgacacagcagTGATGGGACTAATGTTCCACAATGATGAGTCCTCATACTGGCAGGAAGTGGAAGACCTGGTGCACTGGTGTGGGGACAATAATCTCTCCATCAATGTGGGGAAGACAGAAGAGCTGGTTGTGGGTTTTAGGGGAGGAAGCCACACCCCCTCACTCCTGTTTGTCAATGGAACAGCAGTGGAAATGGTCCAAAGTCTGAAATATCTTGGAGTCTGTAtgttttatatttctttttacaGGTGTGTGGTGGAGAGCACACTCACCTTGTCCATCACCACCTGGCACGGACACTGTTCTGCCTCTGACAGGAAGGTGCTGCAGAGGGCGGTGGTCGCCACCCAGAAGATCACTCACTGCAACCTCCCTTCCATTAAGGATATTTACATCAGCAGGTGCAGCAGCAGTGTAGCTCGCGTCATGGGGGATACCACCCATCCGGCCCACAAACTGTTTTAACTACTCCCTTCAGGCAACAGGCTGCAGAGCATCAAGGCAAGAACATCCAGGCTCAAACGCAGCTTCTATCCATAGCTTGTAAGACTGATCAACTCCAGGGGTCATTCCATAAAACAGGATTACCAAGTAAGACAGATTTATTTCGTTAGTCTGTTTTATTTCATTAGTCTGTCTTATGATTTATTTGGTAATCCTGTTTTATGGAACGAACCCCTGGACttacagtgcatttggaaagtattcacaacacttcactttttccacattttatgttacagccttattccaaaataaagtcaattcatttttt is part of the Thalassophryne amazonica chromosome 11, fThaAma1.1, whole genome shotgun sequence genome and harbors:
- the fgf1a gene encoding putative fibroblast growth factor 1, with the translated sequence MDGEAAPWSGRRLTRLYCMNGGYHLQILPDGTVQGQRDDTDVHTILMLKAVDRGVVVIQGSAAELYLAMSSEGRLYGSPAVTDECYFMETLEENHYNTYQPQKYKDSNWYVALKKNGNPKLGPRTHIGQKAVFFLPRRSDDTGE